In Fragaria vesca subsp. vesca linkage group LG5, FraVesHawaii_1.0, whole genome shotgun sequence, the genomic stretch AATATTACCCGAATTTGATATTATATAAAAAGATTAAAATTATCGTACCATCACGTAATAATGTCACGTGTTGGTCCAATAATATCACACAGTCAACATATTAAAGATTATTGAAATTAACAAAGCAAAGACATTAACTCGGACCACCACATGTAATACATTTCCGGACTATATTATACTTCAAGATAAAGGCATATTTTTCTTAGAAAAATAAGATGGTATACGCAAATCAATTATTCAGTTATCAACTCAAACCTGTAGATTCATTATGATTGCAGTATCAATTGGCTCCTCCTATCAACTTTCTAGGTGTTTTGTTTAATCAAAGTAAATACATCATGGATAATCAAGGTTCAACACCTTCTAGTTTAAAAAAATTAATGAAATGAATTAGTAGCTTACTTTAAAAAAGCAGTGGTCCTGATCTGGTTAATGCCGACCTTGACTATTGAGATAATAAGCATCATATTATCTTTCTGTCTCTTTACTCTGGCCAACATTACAGTTTGTGATTTAGACATCTTAACCGATAATAAGGCATTGAATTGGAAATATATATGAAACATGATCCAACCCTATCCAGAGCTTTCTAATGTCTGATCTAATGTACTGATACGGAAGCCAAATGATCTGTGATATTTTATGCCATAATCACATTATATTTGTATTTCCGTCACTTTAGAGGTGCCGGATCCCATAATGTTGTAATATATCATTTTCTTAAATAACTCGGGGAATGAAGAATATACAATTGAAAATGTGGGATAAGAAATTATATGCATTCTGTATATATTGAGTTAAGAAACATATAGATATAGTTACAAAGCACACTTTGGATATTAAAGGAAGAAATAATAAGGGAATGGAAATATGTTGAAATGATCAAACACAAGACAGAGTCTCTATGAACTGATAAGCATGGAGGGAACCAATCTGTAATGAAGTATTTGCCTTGGTGGAGTTTGCTCCAAAATCACTAAGCTCCTTGAAAGTCTTATCTATAAGATAGTAAGATATAAACTTACCAGGGATGTGTAGCAACAATAAGGAGTCCTCTTCATTCTCTTGCACAAAGAGGATGCTAAATAGATAAAATCGAGAATCATGGGAGTCAGGGTAGCTCCGAGCCATCTCTGGATATGCATTAACAATCTCGGCGAGATCAACTTGGTACTTGGGAATCCAGCTAGAGTAATCTTTCGCCATTTCGAAGACTTGGAATTGAGTGGTGCCAGAGCCATAGAGTTCGATTAGGTGAAAATGACCACCAGACTCACCGAAATACCTAAAGCTTCTCTTGCTCCATTTCTCATTTGATGGAAGGCTAGGCATTTCTCCAAATTGGTCTTGGACAATATCAAAACAGAGTGATGCCCCTGTTGGACTAATCCAATGAAGTGTACCATTCCAAAGCACCCCGTTGTCGAAGACCATGTCGAATGGAGCACTGAAAGGAGGCCCGGAAAGCCTCCAAGTGCGAGTCTCAGACGAGTATATTTCAATCTGGTAATGATCATTTGCTGCTGCTGACAAGGGAGCGCAATTTCGAACACAGACAACTTGGTAGTGAGGTGATTTACAAGGATCAAAGTATAAATGAACACCAAAAATGGTTATGGGTTCATCACACCCTTTGGCACTAGGTGGTGGAAGCATCAAGAATTGCCTTCTTGAAGGATTACAGATGTAGTAGTTGCGGCTCTTTCCCAACTCGAAAAAGCTGCAACACAACACCAAGCCATTGCATGACTGCAAGATTTTGGTACCTGCAGAGTCGTCAATGAAACCGAGAGAAGTAAAGGGCGGCTCGGAGTTTCTTCTGCCGCAAGATACATGATCGATGAGCCCGGTTGTTCCACACAATATGATGCCGGCAGAGGCAAGACTGTGGTAATGGCGACTGAACTGGGGGTCGGAGATAAGAGAGAGCCACTGCTTGGAGACGCATTTGAACCGGAGAAGAGACTTGACAGGAAGGCGGAGAAGGATGTCAGTGATAAGATCTTGGTTGCCAGAAACTGCTTCTGCTGGAGGCAATGGATCCCAGAGAAGCAGCAGCATGTTTCTTCTCTCAGATCTCTCCTGATGGTCAGGAGTAGTTAACAGCATTCATTGGCTTGGATATAATGAAGCATCAAGTACACAAACTCACAGTTAATCATTGGCGCTACAGTGTTGATCGAGGACAAACGTGATTTTCTATTCTCCTGTGTAAGAATTGGTGGCGTCACATCCAAGTTTTCTTAATCACGCGTCTGATAACTTGCATCATACTCTGTCCTCCCCCTAAGATATCTCCTAATCTCTTTGCCTTAGGATGATATATACATGTTGTGGGAATCTTTTACCAGCTGCTAGGAGCTCAATTATGGAAGTACAATTGATTTACCACCCTAACATTATCATCATTCGGAAACAGAATTGGAGGAATTGAGTCGAGCCCCTATCTTTGTCTGATACATTGATTTAGTCCCCCCCCTTTTTTTTTTTTTGTCTTTTTATCAATGACATCCTAATTATTTTTATTTTCATGTCATCTACCCTTATATCGAGTACTTACTTATTCTTTTCCTTTTTTTTTGGCTGAGAGGAAATGCAATTACATTAGAATAGTTCATTAAGCACCCATCATATAGATAGAGAACTCTCTAATTAATGGTGTATGACACATTGACACCATTTTTTCGATCATATTTTGGGATCTCGATCGTCCAATTCATATATAGGTCTATATAAGTTGATCATCTAAATTGGTGATCGTTAAGGAATCAAACTAGATTAAATTAATGAACAAACCAAATTTGTCAATCAGAAATCGTTCAAGTTTATAATTGGTAAATCACAATTATGAATGCTTTAACGATATTCAATTTGAATGAAAATTTGCAGAGATGATCTACTTATATGTTTAAATGTGGATACTCGATCGAAAATTAAAAGGGGTGAAACAAAGAAATCATCAATGATTCTTCAACATAGTGGCCCTCATTAGAAAGGAACCTCATATAAAATCGGCACGTGAAAGTATTTTTGTAACTACGTACATGTACATATTTCCATTCCATTTCGAATTGGGGTTCTTAAATTTGACCGTTAGTAATCTATGGGTATCTTCTTTTTTGAAGTATATCATATTTGTCTATCATCTTAACCTTTTGACAAAATAATCTAAAAGTTTTTTTTTTTTTTTTTTGATAAAGGACGTTGTTCCATTGAAACCTGAAAGTAAGAGTACATCAAAGACACGATTCGCCTTCTAGGGCTCGAAAGAAATAAACAGTGAAAACACAACTCAGAAACTTAAGAGCTAAGAACCTAAGCCAACCTAAAATATTTGGAGACTTAAGACCTAATAACCTAAGCAATTTTAATGCTATAAACCATAAGCGAGGTCGACACAAACACGACATGTTAGGATACCCTAACTTATTCTCCACCTCCCGGAACCACCCTACGCAGAGGGGGTCTCCCTGGGAATAGACTCCAACCTAACCTGTCCGAACACCTTAGCCACTAAAATAATCGAAAGTTGACACTTGACAACAACGTGGTGAATTAACAGAGTTTAGAAATATTATTATGCACTTAATTAATACCTGAAGAGGTTTTAAGTATTGCTTGTTCAAAAAAAAAAAGTTTTTAAGTATTGGTGTGTTTCAATCTTAACTTTTTGCTTAATGCTTTCTTGCTTTATATGCTCACACCGACTCCCTACGTTTGTCTACCCCCGAAAAAAATCACTATGTTTGTATAGTACGTAGTGTAAAACCTGATTTATTTATTTATTTTTTAAAGGAAGAAATTAGAGGATAAATAATGTGAAAGAAAATGGGAGAATTACACAGTTTCGCCTAATATCACCAACTCCTGATTAAGTATTTGTATATGGGCATTGACCCATGTTTACAGATAACAGAGATGGTGGGGAGGATTAAGGAATAGGCATGATACATGTGAAGAGAGTAACACCATATTTATATCATTTCACGATTTCGAAAATGTGTTCCCCCACGTTATAAAGGTATGTTAAATGTCTTTTAATGATGATTGTTCAAGCACAACAAGGATCATGGAGATGAATTAGAGATGAGGAAACAGAATTGTGAAGAAAGAGAATTGGGTCAAGTTTTGCAATAAACAAATCCGAGGCAAATTGTCAAACATTTGATAGAAATTTAGTGCTTGCAAACGATATGGTTAATGGAGTAAAATCTGAGCTCCACCCATTTTGTATATGCAACTATGCAAGTTGCTGTTGTGTCCATCAGAAACAGTGGCGCCACCGCTTAGTATTTGGATGGCGACGCCGTGGTGTCGGTGATTTGGTTGGTGTGGTTGGTTGCTTACTTGCTTTTGGGGTTAGGTTAGTGATATAGCGTTAGGTTGGGTTAGGTAAGTGATCTAGGGCTCTAGGCCTTTGGGTTAACTACTTCTGGTCTTAGTATTATGGTTTTGTCCTATTTTAGTCTCTGTACTTTTAATTCAATCACATAGGTATAAAGTAAAAAAAATTAGATTCAAAAAGTTTATTTCGTTGTCTATTTCTCTGTTAGTTTGATGATGTGGCAGTTAAAGACTCGACAGCTCAACGTCATGCCACCTAAAAATTTTATAGATAGACCAAAACACTCAATCACACCCCAAGTGCTAACTTTATTGTCGTTTTGCGACACTGGTCCCTATAGAACGGTGTCAACTCTTTCCTACACTTGCGGAGAGGCTAAAACTTCCGCAGATGCAGCACATATAAACAGAAGGCATGGAAATAGGTGGCTGAGGAGAAAAAGGTTGAGAAAACTGCTTTTGATGTCAAGTTGGAGATGTTTGAAGTGTCTGCAAAAATCAAGGTGATCAAGGAATAAGTACGGGCTTTTACCAGCCTCGGATTGGAGGTGGCTAAAGATCTTGTTAAGAAGGCGCCTTGTGTGTTTAAACAAGGGCCAACCAAAGAGGAACAAATGTGACAATATATTTGTATTCAAAGTGCCAATGTTGAATCCTATTGTTTGTAAAATATTGTTATAATAATTGTATTACAAAATGTACAAGTGTGCAACCATGTTACAAATGTTTGAACAAATTGTTCTCAATGTTGTAATTTTGTTTAACTTTATGTAAATAGTGTAAATAAATTTTGTAAATTTGTTCTCAATATTATAATTTGATTTTTATAAATTGTAATTTATAATTTTTGTTTAACTACATATAAAATAAAGGTAGGATAAACATCCTAGTACTATAGCTTGTCCTAACAGGTAAGCCCAATCACAGTCGTGCCAAAACCCTAGAGCCAGAGGAAAATCATAGAGCGACCGTAGAGGCTTCTAACACAACGAGTTCCTACCTCGTCCGGCGGTAGGTAGGACTAGGCCAGTCTTTGATCAGCTGACGTCGGTAGCTGTGCTGCTGGACGAGAACCATTCTAGTTTTCAATTCAGCAGACTCTTGTTCTAAGTTTGGTTCGAAGCTTGATAGAAAGCCCCATATTTCGGCTTGTGCAAGGATCGGTAGTTCGTACAAGGTTGTCAAGTTTCATGACAGTGAGATCATGGTCGAAATCTTTATGGTTTTGTCATGCTTTGGTCGGCGGTCGATGGTGGCCTCTGACCTTTGGATTCGGTGGCGGCGTCATGGCTTTAGTCGGGCTAGGGCGATGTGGATCGGGGTCGAGGTAACTTGGTAAATTAGAGAGATTTCGGGGTGGTGGCAGCAGTCATGGTGGTTGGCAGCAGGTTGGCAACGAAGGTGGCGGTGGTGGTGGCTGGGCCTTCTTGTTTTTGCTTTGGGTTGGATTTTGCTTGGTCTGCTAGAATTCAGATGGGCTAGAGCTCACTTTGTTGGGCTATATCCCTTTATAAGCCCTATCTGGGATTTAGGGGTTTCCACCCAATCTAGTGTATCTAGCTAAAGGCTACGATAGAAGTTAAGTTCTATATTCCCTAATGTCTTAATATTTCTTGTTGTACACCAATTGTGATCTCTACGCGACTTCATTTACTTTTTAGAGGTTAGGGAATTAGTTCCTAGTTTCTGTTTCTTAAGCTCTTTCGAGCATAGCTGTTAACAATGAGGGTACCTGTCAGTTAGTTTATTTAGCTTGCGTTGGATTAATACTAGCGCAAGTCGCTAGTTGATTTACGTGCCTTTTAGCTAATGATAAGTAATGAAATTATCTATTTCTATTAATATATTATATATATATATATATATATACATAAACGTTNNNNNNNNNNNNNNNNNNNNNNNNNNNNNNNNNNNNNNNNNNNNNNNNNNNNNNNNNNNNNNNNNNNNNNNNNNNNNNNNNNNNNNNNNNNNNNNNNNNNNNNNNNNNNNNNNNNNNNNNNNNNNNNNNNNNNNNNNNNNNNNNNNNNNNNNNNNNNNNNNNNNNNNNNNNNNNNNNNNNNNNNNNNNNNNNNNNNNNNNNNNNNNNNNNNNNNNNNNNNNNNNNNNNNNNNNNNNNNNNNNNNNNNNNNNNNNNNNNNNNNNNNNNNNNNNNNNNNNNNNNNNNNNNNNNNNNNNNNNNNNNNNNNNNNNNNNNNNNNNNNNNNNNNNNNNNNNNNNNNNNNNNNNNNNNNNNNNNNNNNNNNNNNNNNNNNNNNNNNNNNNNNNNNNNNNNNNNNNNNNNNNNNNNNNNNNNNNNNNNNNNNNNNNNNNNNNNNNNNNNNNNNNNNNNNNNNNNNNNNNNNNNNNNNNNNNNNNNNNNNNNNNNNNNNNNNNNNNNNNNNNNNNNNNNNNNNNNNNNNNNNNNNNNNNNNNNNNNNNNNNNNNNNNNNNNNNNNNNNNNNNNNNNNNNNNNNNNNNNNNNNNNNNNNNNNNNNNNNNNNNNNNNNNNNNNNNNNNNNNNNNNNNNNNNNNNNNNNNNNNNNNNNNNNNNNNNNNNNNNNNNNNNNNNNNNNNNNNNNNNNNNNNNNNNNNNNNNNNNNNNNNNNNNNNNNNNNNNNNNNNNNNNNNNNNNNNNNNNNNNNNNNNNNNNNNNNNNNNNNNNNNNNNNNNNNNNNNNNNNNNNNNNNNNNNNNNNNNNNNNNNNNNNNNNNNNNNNNNNNNNNNNNNNNNNNNNNNNNNNNNNNNNNNNNNNNNNNNNNNNNNNNNNNNNNNNNNNNNNNNNNNNNNNNNNNNNNNNNNNNNNNNNNNNNNNNNNNNNNNNNNNNNNNNNNNNNNNNNNNNNNNNNNNNNNNNNNNNNNNNNNNNNNNNNNNNNNNNNNNNNNNNNNNNNNNNNNNNNNNNNNNNNNNNNNNNNNNNNNNNNNNNNNNNNNNNNNNNNNNNNNNNNNNNNNNNNNNNNNNNNNNNNNNNNNNNNNNNNNNNNNNNNNNNNNNNNNNNNNNNNNNNNNNNNNNNNNNNNNNNNNNNNNNNNNNNNNNNNNNNNNNNNNNNNNNNNNNNNNNNNNNNNNNNNNNNNNNNNNNNNNNNNNNNNNNNNNNNNNNNNNNNNNNNNNNNNNNNNNNNNNNNNNNNNNNNNNNNNNNNNNNNNNNNNNNCAGCCAATTTGGTGATCGTTAAGGCCCTCAAACTCGAAAAACAAATGGACGGACTGAATTCTGTCCGGTTGTGTTCATACCAGAAAAACTCGAGTTTGAGGGCTTTAATGACCACTAAATTGGCTGAAATTTTGCAGAGATGATCTACACAATATTATCTAGATACTAGACGGTGGAGATGAGGAAATTCGATCGAAAAATGGTGCAAAAATGGAAATCCGCACTAAAACCATTGGTGCGGACGTCCGCACCTGATAAGCATTGTATATATATATATACAGGCCGGATGTAGAGCGGACGTCCGCACTCCGGCTTAAAGTGCGGACTTCGTCCGTTCTCTGCCGTCTCACGCCGGCAATGGCTTCTCTCCTTCCCGGACGACAGCACAGGCTTCCAGGACGGCTTCTCTCCTTCCAGGACTGGCCGGCGACAAGTTTTCCGGCCAACCTTGATCAATCATGGTGTTTTCCGGCCAGAGCTTCAATCCGGCCAGAAAACTTGTCGTTGGCCAGTCCTGGAAGGAGAGAACCCGTCCTAAAGCCTGTGCTATCGTCCGGGAAGCAGAGAAGCCGTCGCCGGCGTGAGACGGCAGAGAACGGACGAAGTCCGCACTTTAAACCAGAGTACTGACATCCGCTCTCTATCCTTTCTATATATATATATATGCCACTATGAATACTCAAAATAATGCTATTTGAAGCTGCTTTCAACTAAGAGGGTTGGATCTGTTTCAAAGTACATTATGACTGTATAAACAAAATCCATGGATAAGACATGGTATTATAATGATGTATGGATACAATTTTCTTTATATATACGGTCACTATTTACACAATTATTTCCACGCTTCTAATAAAATACCATTTAAGCGGGTGTTTTCTTTTACTTTTTCAAACTATACTATTAGCCTTATGACACACACACACAAGAATGACAAGATGTCAATTGTCACCTTA encodes the following:
- the LOC101297739 gene encoding F-box protein At5g07610-like, giving the protein MLLTTPDHQERSERRNMLLLLWDPLPPAEAVSGNQDLITDILLRLPVKSLLRFKCVSKQWLSLISDPQFSRHYHSLASAGIILCGTTGLIDHVSCGRRNSEPPFTSLGFIDDSAGTKILQSCNGLVLCCSFFELGKSRNYYICNPSRRQFLMLPPPSAKGCDEPITIFGVHLYFDPCKSPHYQVVCVRNCAPLSAAANDHYQIEIYSSETRTWRLSGPPFSAPFDMVFDNGVLWNGTLHWISPTGASLCFDIVQDQFGEMPSLPSNEKWSKRSFRYFGESGGHFHLIELYGSGTTQFQVFEMAKDYSSWIPKYQVDLAEIVNAYPEMARSYPDSHDSRFYLFSILFVQENEEDSLLLLHIPGKFISYYLIDKTFKELSDFGANSTKANTSLQIGSLHAYQFIETLSCV